Genomic DNA from Equus caballus isolate H_3958 breed thoroughbred chromosome 10, TB-T2T, whole genome shotgun sequence:
cagctcagccaatgggaaatgccgcagctcagccatgagaaatgcctcagctcagccaatgagaaacacctcagctcagccaatgagaaatgccacagctcagccaatgcgAAACAcctcagctcagccaatgagaaatgcctcagctcagccaatgagaaacacctcagctcagccaatgagaaatgccacagttcagccaatgagaagccattgccatcctgaactgttactttcccctcaAGGGATTTTCATTTAGCACAGCCCCTCTCgctccccctttttctctgtaaaagtaGCCTGGATTTGCCTGTGGTACACCATAGCATGTACACCCTGAactgcaattcttttggctattcccagaTAAACTCATTTTGGAGATAAAATAagaggcaaatttgctttttaagttgacacttcctttgtctttctcctgAAGTAGTCAGCAAAATGCTCAGCCAGGATGCCCTTTGAAGCCCTGGAGCAGATGGACAGATTTCCTCCTGGGCAGGAGGAAAGAAATGGTGATTTCTTCTTTCCCGCAACGGCAGAACCTGCCTGCCCCACCAGCCAGCCCTAGTCTGCCCTGCATCACAATCTGGAGTTTCTCTGAGTCCTATCATGATGCTTAAGGGTTCTTTTAACTACCTCTTCACTAGGGGAGGGGCAACCAGAATCCAAAGTCTCTCCATCTCTGCATTTGGCTCTCGTCACCCCATCCTGCCATCCACAccctcagcccttggcaaccatgAATCTACTTCAGTCTCTttgatttacctattctggatatttcttataaatggaatcctataaTAATGGTCTTTTGGAACTCGCATCTTTCACTTagtttaatgttttcaaggttcatgcattTTGTAGCATATTACAAACTTtactcctttttatggccaaataatattccacagaCCCATTTTTTTAAGGGGCTGTGACTGACAAGAAGTGACTGGTTCTCCACAGGAATGGATCCTCATGAAGGCAAGGAATggcaaagattgccagcaaaccaccagaagccgggagagaggcatggagcagattctccctcagacCTGTGAAGGAGCCAGATCTGCTgacaccatgatcttggacttctggcttccagaactgagacaatacatttctgttgttcaagccattCAGTTTGGGTActtggttatggcagccctagcaactGATATACCATTCTGCTCATCAGTATTACAGAAAATTACACTCACTTAccaatgttatatttttaactgCATCAATAAAAAACTTgtggaaatctctctctctttgtgaggaagattggccctaagctaacatctgtgccaatcttcctctattttatgtgggatgccaccacagtgtggcttgacaagcagtgctaggtctgtgcctgggattggaacctgcaaaccatgggccactgaagcaaaagacacaggccagcccctggaaatttttctcttttactgagTACCTACATAACATCGTTGATTTTGTCTCTGGAcccataaaacagttattatcTGACTCTTTAAAGGAAAAGTTTGTGGGCCCAAGATCTAGTTATTTTTACTTGCActtttagtttcacagcaaaattgagaggaaggtagagatttcccatatacctgcTGCCCCCGCACATGCATAGACTGCCCCATTAAccacatcccccaccagagtgggacatttgttccAATTGATGAACCTGCACTGACACATCAAATCACCCCAAATccatacttcattccttttcaggGCTGAATAGTATAcctttatggatataccacagttggtttatccactcaccagctcatggacatttgggtctctcccttttggctattatgaataacgctgcttgAATATTCACATtgcagtttttgtgtggacatatgtcttCAGTTCCATTAGGGATATATCTAGGAGTGGCCAAACTCTCTAAGCCTCCTGTGGCTATCCTCTCTTTAGCCCACTCCAGCCACCAACCCTGTCCCCCCTCCACCACCAGTTCATGACCCCCTTCAATCTCCCCAAGCGTTTCTCACCGTTTTTGTTGTTCTGGGGCTGTTAGTCCCCCTGCTCCATGCTTTCCTCTCCCTATATGGCTCCTTCAAGAACTAAATCCGTATTCATTTGTGATTTTGAATCAATTTCCTCAGCTATTTACGTGACACCAACACCTTCCTGCAGGCCCGATCATAGGCTGAACCACCACCAGGGAGCCAAAGGCCAATGGCCTCTCTGGTCCTGGCCAAGCTCACGCTGTGGTGGGGAAACAGACTGGGAAGGAAACCTCTGTGTGAAATGAAATGTGCTACAGTGGAGGTAGTGCTGGGAACTGTGCGAGCCCCGAGGACACCTCTGTCCTCGGCCCGGCTGAGTCTTGATACCAGGGAAGATTTGGTCAAGCGAAGACTTGCACTGGAAGCCGTCAGAGAGggagggctgagggaggagggctgaggggagagagCTGGCACGAGGCAGGGGGATCTGCAAGGATTTCAGCGTGGCCAGAGCTCCATGTAGAAATGGGACTGGACAGGGTGACCTTGAGCCAGGGGCTAGGTTACCTGGCCGCAGCCTCGTTTCAACTTATACTCAGCCTGCCAGGTTGGTGACCACGTGGATTCGGGGAGAGTGGTGGGTGTAgggggcatggaagctccacacccTTTCCTCATACCTTGCCCTCtacatctcttcatctggctgctcccgagttacatccttttataataaactggtgacCTAGCGAGTAaaaggtttctctgagttctctgagccactctagcaaattaaccgAACCCGAGGAGGGGACGTGGGAACCTCCCCTCTATcactggttggtcagaagcacaggtgataacctggACCTGCGATTGGCATCTGACGTGGGGAGTCGGGGGAGTCTTGCGGgattgagcccttaacctgtgggatctgatgccaCCTCCAGGTAGATAGCGTCAGAATTGAGTTGTAGGGTGcccacccggtgtcagagatttgCATGGTGGTGTTGGAAAACACAAACACTGGAATTGGGTGCAGAAATCCTAATTCTTTATCATTGTGAACCACTGAAAACAACCCCAATGATTGATAACACCAACATTTAATGATGACTTCTGCTAGTGGTTGCTTTTGGTTGGAGGGGATGGGGTGATTGGGGAGGTGATAGGTAAAAGGCCTGAGGTCTCTtgtgggggtgatgaaaatgctctacaattgattgtggtgatggttgcacaactctgggaATACCCTAAAATCTACTGACATGCACACTTCAAATGGGCAGTTGGATGACATGTGAagaatatctcaataaagctgcaacCACACTTTTTAGGAATTGGATATAAATGCCTTCAAACAGAACATGCATGGTCCCGCATGGTGATTACAGAAAATACTGTATtctaaacttcaaagttgctaagagactagactTCCAAtcttctcaccacaaaaaagaaatgtgagagGGTGGTTTGCTGCAACAGTGGTAATCATACTGCGACATATAAATGCATCAATgtgttgcacaccttaaacttacacaatgttacatgtcaattatatgtcaataaaaaaatagaacatgATCTTCAGACAGATGGAGGCTGGAAACGTGGCTCCTTAGCACTTTCCACTGTGACAGGAGGCTATTCTGGGGGCCCCttcaggaggggaagagaaggtgCTCACTTTATTTACTCCCCAAGTTAGTCTGTCACAAGCCTCCCGCTCTTGATGGCTGACACAGCGATGAGGACCCGGGCAGGGTAGCAGGTGGTCAGGACCACAAAAGAGGCGTGGGGCAGGGGCTGAAAGAAGGCATGGGAGGCCAACAGCTGCCAGCCATCTGAGACCGTGAAGAGCAGGGTGCCCCACGCAGAAAACCCACCCCTGACAGGCTGCGCCACAGCATGCATGCCTCATCTGGCCTGAGGCATTCCTGTCTGGTGAGGCAGGGACTAAAAAGTAGGGGAGGTTCTAGGGGTCCCTAAATGCACGTCAGGGAGGTACAAGTCTCCTCTGCCATGAGTCCCTAAAAGCACGGCATGGATGCAGAAGTCGAGGAGGGTTTGGAGAGTGGCTCTGGCCACTTCGTGTCCTCAGAGGCAGAACCTGAGGCTGAGCGGGCCAGTGGGCCACCAAGGTCACAGCCAGGACGAGGGCCGCACCTGGGCTCGTTCTTCCTTAGGACTCTACTCCCACCCCACTGCTACCGACCCCTTCCTCCAAGGTCCCGCCATCTTCGAGTCTACCCACCTCCTCAAGCTGCTCCTCTCCTGATATTATATGTGACTCTAacgggttgaactgtgtcccccaaagaGGTGTGCCCAAGCCATAAGGCCCCGTACTCATGGATGTGAcgttatttagaaatagggtctttgcagacgtaatGGATGATCTCAAGTTGCCATCaccctggatttagggtgggcctaaatccaatgactggtgtccttggcGAGGACAGAGCCAGAGGGAGAACgctgtgtgaagatggaggcagagttCGAGGAACACCAGGGATGGCTGCggccaccaggagctgggagaggcagcaAGCATCCTCCCCTCGAGTCTTGGAGGCAGCgcggccctgcccacaccctgaTTTCGGGtgtctggcctccagaacagagagactaaatttctgttgttttaagcgaCCCAGGCGGCTGTAATTTGGGACAGGAGCCATAGGAACTAACCCATGGACTGGTCTCCTCCCAGCCTCGATCTGTAAAATCCTCATCTGTGCAACATAACGAAGCCCCGTGGCCaccacagggcccagcacaggggtGGAGTCCACGTCCCACCAGCCCCAGGCGCCAGGCCTCGCCACAGGGAGCTTGCTGGGCGTATAGTTACAACACTGCACTGGACACAAAAACGTGTTACAAGGGTACACCTCACAGTAAGTGTTCTGaccagaagaataaaaaaagattcAGTGCGTGACACTGTGAACgcacttaatgtcactgaatcgtcccttaaaatggtaaaatggtaaatcttgtgcaaaaataaaaagaaccgTTTGCTGTTATTATTGTGATCACCCTCCCCCCATACCCCTCTCAAAATAACAAGAGATGTCGCCATTTCAAAGTCCACTTTACTCAGGCCACAGAAAAACAGCTGAGAGCCAGAGGGAAGCGGGCAGGcagtgggaggctggggagggcccAGCGTGGGCCTGGCTGAAGGGCCTGGAAACGGACCAGGAGGAAGGCGGTGGGAACATGGTGGCGGATTCGGGGTTCTGCGAACAGTTCCCACACGTCTCCAGACAGCCAGCGCCTGTGGACAGCAGTCTGGGGAGCCTGGTTCCTAGCCCCGAGGGAGTTTCTCAGGTGAGCCGGTCTGGGACGTCCAGGCCcttgtgggaggggagggggcggagaCCAGCCCACCATGGCCCCTGCTTAGTTGGTCTTGAGCCCAGGGCCCCGGAAGCCCGACAGGGCGATAAGGACCTGGGCGGAGTAGTAGGTGGCCATGACTGCCAGGCGGGCgtagggcaggggctgggcaaaGGTATCCCAGGCCAGCAGGGCATCCGAGAGCGTGAAGAGCAGTGAGCCCCAGCCGGCGCTCCCGCCTCTGGCCAGGCcacgccacagcatggcagccagGACCAGCACATACGCTGTCAGGGGCAGGAGCATGTCGGGCAACAAATGCGGCAGCAGGAGGCCGTAGTAGGGGACAAAGACCAGGACGACAGGCAGCAGGAGGCCTGGCTGCAGCGGAGTCAGGCCGAAGGCCCAGAGGTAGAACAGGTGGGCCACGGTGAAGGCG
This window encodes:
- the TMEM86B gene encoding lysoplasmalogenase TMEM86B; translation: MSHSGGSQANMDAGKEGLPRKPRSAQPPHVGRWLSLFFLACAAYFILWIPGDPPSCIGALVKCLPILCLVALLRAVRARVVLQGALLSSAVGDACLVWPAAFLYGVAAFTVAHLFYLWAFGLTPLQPGLLLPVVLVFVPYYGLLLPHLLPDMLLPLTAYVLVLAAMLWRGLARGGSAGWGSLLFTLSDALLAWDTFAQPLPYARLAVMATYYSAQVLIALSGFRGPGLKTN